In Papaver somniferum cultivar HN1 chromosome 1, ASM357369v1, whole genome shotgun sequence, a genomic segment contains:
- the LOC113288924 gene encoding jacalin-related lectin 3-like isoform X1, producing the protein MQNYDHGFDTIPVSAGPWGGQGGGRWDDGLHTGIKQLIVTHGAGVDSMQIEYDDKGNSVWSPKHGGNGGEKSDRVILKYPDEFLISISGYYGSATSLYGPVFIRSLTFVSNMKTYGPFGANQLGTQFSFSMSNSKIVGFHGYFGWYLDAIGVHMRPLFVYQEPIPCKSIVPSHNLVATGAETGSNNLGFKVVHWKVDDEDGYVNNIRALQQSDSKNSNVLALQQSDNKNNNILALQHSDSKNNVKPNKVLIRNLSSSETSEVEPNDIKVVPTYVDKGVSSVLTYGPWGGNGGTIFDDRVYTGVRQVNLTRSSVLVSIKVLYDKNGLAVWGSRNGGAGGIKSYNIVFDFPFEILTHISGYYGTVMYMGPTVIKSITFHTNTRTHGPYGDEQGTPFSSNLKQGKIVGFHGRKGYFVDSIGVHVNEGNFWIPKRAGACSPPELPVAEMDNPQWSNKLAKRGQKEEATYGVVKEPAPCGPGPWGGDGGRPWDDGVFTGIKQIFLTKGEAICSIQIEYDRNGQSVWSTRHGGSGGDTTNRIKFDYPHEVITCISGYYGSIGKDERPKVIRSLTFFTSRGKYGPYGEEIGAFFTSTITEGKVVGLHGRSSLYLDAIGIHMQHWLGHDDRRPPKSSVLSKFFY; encoded by the exons atg CAGAACTATGATCATGGGTTTGACACCATCCCAGTCTCGGCAGGACCTTGGGGAGGTCAAGGAGGAGGAAGATGGGATGATGGACTACACACGGGTATCAAGCAGTTGATAGTCACTCATGGAGCAGGAGTTGATTCCATGCAAATCGAGTATGATGACAAAGGAAACTCAGTTTGGTCACCAAAGCACGGTGGCAATGGTGGCGAAAAATCCGACAGGGTCATTCTTAAGTATCCAGACGAGTTTCTAATATCAATTAGTGGGTATTATGGTAGCGCCACCAGTTTATACGGTCCGGTGTTTATCCGATCTTTGACGTTTGTCAGCAATATGAAAACATATGGACCATTTGGTGCTAACCAACTAGGAACTCAATTCTCATTTTCAATGTCCAATAGCAAAATTGTAGGATTTCATGGATATTTTGGCTGGTATCTGGATGCGATCGGTGTTCATATGCGACCACTTTTTGTATACCAGGAGCCAATTCCATGCAAATCTATAGTTCCATCACACAATCTTGTTGCAACCGGGGCAGAGACCGGGAGCAATAATTTAGGGTTCAAGGTAGTCCATTGGAAGGTTGACGATGAGGATGGGTATGTCAATAATATTCGCGCGTTGCAACAAAGTGATAGCAAAAACAGCAACGTTCTTGCGTTGCAACAaagtgataacaaaaacaataacattCTCGCGTTGCAACATAGTGATAGCAAAAATAACGTCAAACCGAACAAAGTTTTAATAAGGAATTTGAGCAGTTCGGAGACGAGCGAAGTAGAACCAAATGATATCAAG GTTGTTCCTACTTATGTTGACAAAGGTGTTTCAAGTGTTCTGACTTACGGACCTTGGGGAGGTAATGGTGGTACCATATTTGATGATCGAGTTTACACTGGTGTTCGACAAGTGAACTTAACACGTAGTTCAgtacttgtttcgataaaagtTTTATACGATAAGAATGGTTTAGCAGTTTGGGGAAGCAGAAATGGTGGAGCTGGAGGAATCAAATCATATAAC atagtttttgattttccgTTCGAGATCTTGACGCACATATCAGGCTACTATGGAACAGTCATGTACATGGGACCAACAGTGATAAAATCCATAACATTTCATACCAATACAAGAACTCATGGACCATATGGTGATGAACAAGGAACACCATTTTCATCCAACTTGAAACAAGGAAAAATTGTTGGATTCCATGGAAGGAAAGGATACTTTGTAGATAGTATTGGGGTTCATGTTAACGAAGGGAACTTTTGGATCCCGAAACGTGCCGGTGCTTGTAGTCCACCTGAATTGCCAGTAGCCGAGATGGATAATCCACAATGGTCTAATAAACTAGCAAAGCGAGGACAGAAAGAAGAG GCAACATATGGAGTTGTAAAAGAACCGGCTCCATGCGGACCAGGGCCATGGGGAGGAGATGGAGGCCGACCATGGGATGATGGAGTTTTCACAGGAATCAAGCAGATATTTCTGACAAAAGGAGAAGCCATTTGTTCTATACAGATCGAGTACGATCGAAATGGACAATCCGTTTGGTCTACAAGACATGGAGGCAGCGGTGGAGACACCACCAACAGA ATAAAGTTTGATTACCCACATGAAGTGATTACTTGTATAAGTGGATATTATGGTTCCATAGGCAAAGATGAAAGACCTAAAGTTATAAGATCACTAACATTTTTTACCAGCAGAGGTAAATATGGACCTTATGGTGAAGAAATTGGAGCATTTTTCACTTCAACTATAACTGAAGGGAAAGTTGTTGGACTCCATGGAAGAAGCAGTTTGTATTTGGATGCAATTGGAATACATATGCAGCATTGGTTAGGTCATGATGATCGGCGACCTCCTAAATCATCCGTCCTCTCTAAATTTTTCTATTAA
- the LOC113288924 gene encoding jacalin-related lectin 3-like isoform X2, producing the protein MNYDHGFDTIPVSAGPWGGQGGGRWDDGLHTGIKQLIVTHGAGVDSMQIEYDDKGNSVWSPKHGGNGGEKSDRVILKYPDEFLISISGYYGSATSLYGPVFIRSLTFVSNMKTYGPFGANQLGTQFSFSMSNSKIVGFHGYFGWYLDAIGVHMRPLFVYQEPIPCKSIVPSHNLVATGAETGSNNLGFKVVHWKVDDEDGYVNNIRALQQSDSKNSNVLALQQSDNKNNNILALQHSDSKNNVKPNKVLIRNLSSSETSEVEPNDIKVVPTYVDKGVSSVLTYGPWGGNGGTIFDDRVYTGVRQVNLTRSSVLVSIKVLYDKNGLAVWGSRNGGAGGIKSYNIVFDFPFEILTHISGYYGTVMYMGPTVIKSITFHTNTRTHGPYGDEQGTPFSSNLKQGKIVGFHGRKGYFVDSIGVHVNEGNFWIPKRAGACSPPELPVAEMDNPQWSNKLAKRGQKEEATYGVVKEPAPCGPGPWGGDGGRPWDDGVFTGIKQIFLTKGEAICSIQIEYDRNGQSVWSTRHGGSGGDTTNRIKFDYPHEVITCISGYYGSIGKDERPKVIRSLTFFTSRGKYGPYGEEIGAFFTSTITEGKVVGLHGRSSLYLDAIGIHMQHWLGHDDRRPPKSSVLSKFFY; encoded by the exons atg AACTATGATCATGGGTTTGACACCATCCCAGTCTCGGCAGGACCTTGGGGAGGTCAAGGAGGAGGAAGATGGGATGATGGACTACACACGGGTATCAAGCAGTTGATAGTCACTCATGGAGCAGGAGTTGATTCCATGCAAATCGAGTATGATGACAAAGGAAACTCAGTTTGGTCACCAAAGCACGGTGGCAATGGTGGCGAAAAATCCGACAGGGTCATTCTTAAGTATCCAGACGAGTTTCTAATATCAATTAGTGGGTATTATGGTAGCGCCACCAGTTTATACGGTCCGGTGTTTATCCGATCTTTGACGTTTGTCAGCAATATGAAAACATATGGACCATTTGGTGCTAACCAACTAGGAACTCAATTCTCATTTTCAATGTCCAATAGCAAAATTGTAGGATTTCATGGATATTTTGGCTGGTATCTGGATGCGATCGGTGTTCATATGCGACCACTTTTTGTATACCAGGAGCCAATTCCATGCAAATCTATAGTTCCATCACACAATCTTGTTGCAACCGGGGCAGAGACCGGGAGCAATAATTTAGGGTTCAAGGTAGTCCATTGGAAGGTTGACGATGAGGATGGGTATGTCAATAATATTCGCGCGTTGCAACAAAGTGATAGCAAAAACAGCAACGTTCTTGCGTTGCAACAaagtgataacaaaaacaataacattCTCGCGTTGCAACATAGTGATAGCAAAAATAACGTCAAACCGAACAAAGTTTTAATAAGGAATTTGAGCAGTTCGGAGACGAGCGAAGTAGAACCAAATGATATCAAG GTTGTTCCTACTTATGTTGACAAAGGTGTTTCAAGTGTTCTGACTTACGGACCTTGGGGAGGTAATGGTGGTACCATATTTGATGATCGAGTTTACACTGGTGTTCGACAAGTGAACTTAACACGTAGTTCAgtacttgtttcgataaaagtTTTATACGATAAGAATGGTTTAGCAGTTTGGGGAAGCAGAAATGGTGGAGCTGGAGGAATCAAATCATATAAC atagtttttgattttccgTTCGAGATCTTGACGCACATATCAGGCTACTATGGAACAGTCATGTACATGGGACCAACAGTGATAAAATCCATAACATTTCATACCAATACAAGAACTCATGGACCATATGGTGATGAACAAGGAACACCATTTTCATCCAACTTGAAACAAGGAAAAATTGTTGGATTCCATGGAAGGAAAGGATACTTTGTAGATAGTATTGGGGTTCATGTTAACGAAGGGAACTTTTGGATCCCGAAACGTGCCGGTGCTTGTAGTCCACCTGAATTGCCAGTAGCCGAGATGGATAATCCACAATGGTCTAATAAACTAGCAAAGCGAGGACAGAAAGAAGAG GCAACATATGGAGTTGTAAAAGAACCGGCTCCATGCGGACCAGGGCCATGGGGAGGAGATGGAGGCCGACCATGGGATGATGGAGTTTTCACAGGAATCAAGCAGATATTTCTGACAAAAGGAGAAGCCATTTGTTCTATACAGATCGAGTACGATCGAAATGGACAATCCGTTTGGTCTACAAGACATGGAGGCAGCGGTGGAGACACCACCAACAGA ATAAAGTTTGATTACCCACATGAAGTGATTACTTGTATAAGTGGATATTATGGTTCCATAGGCAAAGATGAAAGACCTAAAGTTATAAGATCACTAACATTTTTTACCAGCAGAGGTAAATATGGACCTTATGGTGAAGAAATTGGAGCATTTTTCACTTCAACTATAACTGAAGGGAAAGTTGTTGGACTCCATGGAAGAAGCAGTTTGTATTTGGATGCAATTGGAATACATATGCAGCATTGGTTAGGTCATGATGATCGGCGACCTCCTAAATCATCCGTCCTCTCTAAATTTTTCTATTAA